One Lacunisphaera limnophila DNA window includes the following coding sequences:
- a CDS encoding cob(I)yrinic acid a,c-diamide adenosyltransferase has protein sequence MPSPSIATRTGDAGTTSLLYGQRVPKDHPQVEAVGTLDEFNVALGVAKSARPPGCAAPELERIQHNLIALMGEVACAEEDAARHAASGFARLTEADLARLDTAVTALEARGLRFDGWATPGTTPYAAALEVARTTARRAERRLVTLATHGRNLRPLLLQFVNRASDLLWLMAREAENACEQNDK, from the coding sequence ATGCCTTCCCCGTCCATCGCGACCCGCACGGGCGACGCCGGCACCACCAGCCTGCTCTACGGGCAGCGCGTGCCGAAGGACCACCCGCAAGTCGAGGCGGTAGGCACGCTGGATGAGTTCAATGTCGCCCTCGGCGTCGCCAAGTCCGCGCGCCCGCCCGGCTGCGCCGCCCCGGAGCTGGAGCGCATCCAGCACAACCTCATCGCCCTGATGGGCGAGGTGGCCTGCGCCGAGGAGGATGCCGCGCGCCACGCCGCCTCGGGCTTCGCCCGCCTCACCGAGGCCGATCTGGCCCGGCTGGACACGGCCGTCACGGCGCTGGAAGCCCGCGGCCTGCGCTTCGACGGCTGGGCCACCCCCGGGACCACCCCGTATGCCGCCGCGCTGGAAGTCGCCCGGACCACCGCCCGCCGCGCCGAGCGCCGCCTCGTCACCCTGGCCACTCACGGCCGGAATCTGCGCCCGCTCCTGCTCCAGTTTGTCAACCGGGCCTCCGATCTGCTCTGGCTCATGGCCCGCGAGGCCGAGAACGCCTGCGAACAGAATGACAAATAA
- the recQ gene encoding DNA helicase RecQ, translated as MDDLLLTLKTTFGYASFHPLQREIIETSLDGRDVFALLPTGGGKSLCFQLPALHRPGLTIVVSPLIALMKDQVDQLQAAGVAATFLNSSLDADESRSRLRGLHRGEFRLLYVAPERLLLDNWQENLKAWNIAALAIDEAHCVSEWGHDFRPEYRQIAKLRDFLPDVPVMALTATATDRVRADIVKQLKLRDPATFVASFNRPNLSYKVIPKDQPAKQIINFVRTREHESGIIYCASRATAERVAESLAGRGFLARPYHAGLDAAERSRNQELFLRDECRIICATIAFGMGINKPNVRWVIHHDLPKNIEGYYQETGRAGRDGLPGDCLLLFSAGDIAKQTHFLAEITDEHEQAVARAQLRQIVHYAESAGCRRAELLYYFGEKFPLDNCGACDNCLEPRETYDGTVVAQKFLSCVYRIAQNSNFSVGLNHIIEVLTGADTEKITRWGHDRLTTYGIGRDLPRPAWAAIGRELMRLGYLTVAEGEFATLELTPEGREVLRSRAPITLTKPMDLPKAKRVTRREGDIACDEILFEALRALRKRLADDRKVPAYVIFGDATLREMARRYPTRVSEMDGITGVGEKKRAEFGAIFAEAVSAYLQTNSKIQFND; from the coding sequence GTGGACGATCTTCTCCTCACCCTCAAAACCACCTTCGGGTACGCCAGCTTCCACCCGTTGCAGCGCGAGATCATCGAAACCTCCCTCGACGGGCGCGATGTCTTCGCCCTCCTGCCCACCGGCGGCGGCAAATCCCTCTGCTTCCAGCTGCCCGCCCTGCACCGCCCCGGCCTGACCATCGTCGTCTCGCCGCTCATCGCCCTGATGAAGGACCAGGTCGACCAGCTCCAGGCCGCCGGCGTCGCCGCCACCTTCCTCAATTCCTCCCTCGATGCCGACGAGTCCCGCTCCCGCCTTCGCGGGCTCCACCGCGGCGAGTTCCGCTTGCTCTACGTCGCGCCCGAGCGCCTCCTCCTCGACAACTGGCAGGAGAACCTGAAGGCCTGGAACATCGCCGCGCTCGCCATCGACGAGGCCCACTGTGTCTCCGAATGGGGCCACGACTTCCGCCCCGAGTACCGCCAGATCGCCAAGCTCCGCGACTTCCTGCCCGACGTCCCGGTCATGGCCCTCACCGCCACCGCGACCGACCGTGTGCGCGCCGATATCGTCAAGCAGCTCAAGCTCCGCGACCCGGCCACCTTCGTCGCCAGCTTCAACCGCCCCAACCTCTCCTACAAGGTCATCCCCAAGGACCAGCCCGCGAAGCAGATCATCAATTTTGTCCGCACCCGCGAGCACGAGAGCGGCATCATCTACTGCGCCAGCCGCGCCACCGCCGAGCGCGTGGCCGAGTCCCTCGCCGGCCGCGGCTTCCTCGCGCGCCCCTACCACGCCGGCCTAGACGCCGCCGAGCGCTCCCGCAACCAGGAGCTCTTCCTCCGCGACGAGTGCCGCATCATCTGCGCGACCATCGCGTTCGGCATGGGCATCAACAAGCCCAACGTCCGCTGGGTCATCCACCACGACCTGCCCAAGAACATCGAGGGCTACTACCAGGAAACCGGCCGCGCCGGGCGCGATGGCCTGCCCGGGGACTGCCTGCTGCTCTTCAGCGCCGGCGACATCGCCAAGCAGACCCACTTCCTCGCCGAAATCACCGACGAGCACGAGCAGGCCGTCGCCCGCGCCCAGCTCCGCCAGATCGTGCACTACGCCGAGAGCGCCGGCTGCCGCCGCGCCGAGCTGCTGTACTACTTCGGCGAGAAATTCCCCCTCGATAATTGCGGCGCCTGCGACAACTGCCTCGAGCCCCGCGAGACCTACGACGGCACCGTTGTCGCCCAGAAGTTCCTCTCCTGCGTCTACCGCATCGCGCAAAATTCCAATTTCAGCGTCGGCCTGAACCATATCATCGAGGTCCTCACCGGCGCCGACACCGAGAAGATCACCCGCTGGGGCCACGACCGCCTCACCACCTACGGCATCGGCCGCGACCTCCCCCGCCCGGCCTGGGCCGCCATCGGCCGCGAGCTGATGCGCCTCGGCTACCTCACCGTCGCCGAGGGCGAGTTCGCCACGCTCGAACTCACACCCGAAGGCCGCGAGGTGCTCCGCTCCCGCGCCCCCATCACACTCACCAAGCCCATGGACCTGCCCAAGGCGAAGCGCGTCACCCGCCGCGAGGGCGACATCGCCTGCGACGAGATCCTCTTCGAGGCCCTCCGCGCCCTGCGCAAGCGCCTCGCCGACGATCGCAAGGTCCCCGCCTACGTCATCTTTGGCGACGCCACCCTCCGCGAGATGGCCCGCCGCTACCCGACCCGCGTCAGCGAGATGGACGGCATCACTGGTGTCGGCGAAAAGAAGCGCGCCGAGTTCGGGGCGATCTTCGCCGAGGCCGTGTCCGCCTACCTCCAGACCAATTCCAAGATCCAGTTCAACGACTGA
- a CDS encoding DNA glycosylase AlkZ-like family protein, whose protein sequence is MTPLRLDPLTARRFQRRALLLDAPAPDVATALAHHGYIQIDPINVCGRMHDLILRNRVHAYPEGGLMRHLHGGDSLLPAAQRTAFEHHLPATGILVAFTTDAWPHLQAAMRERTRRSSAWSGRLTPKQKALAPHLLAEIAARGPLSSEDFADTGRSRSVWGAATVAKATLQKLFFHGRLLIARRGEGNRRYYDLPERVLPAPILAAPAPTPAESARWEVLLKLRQRRLTALKRTELPAVADLVQPITVEGCPPLYCLKSDLPLLAEISNLKSQISNEPPAVLLLAPLDPLIYDRRVTAALWNFTYTWEVYVPPAKRTRGYYALPVLAGTALVGHVDPKADRAARRLRIVSRSAPRRHPLTATVRAFARWLGLR, encoded by the coding sequence ATGACGCCCCTGCGCCTCGACCCCCTCACCGCCCGCCGCTTCCAGCGCCGGGCGTTGCTGCTCGACGCGCCGGCCCCGGATGTCGCCACCGCCCTCGCCCACCACGGCTACATCCAGATCGACCCGATCAATGTCTGCGGCCGGATGCACGACCTCATCCTGCGCAACCGCGTGCACGCCTACCCCGAGGGCGGCCTCATGCGCCACCTCCACGGCGGCGATTCCCTCCTGCCCGCGGCCCAACGCACCGCCTTCGAACACCACCTCCCCGCCACCGGGATCCTGGTCGCCTTCACCACCGACGCCTGGCCTCACCTGCAGGCCGCGATGCGCGAACGCACGCGCCGCTCCAGTGCGTGGTCGGGCCGCCTGACCCCCAAACAAAAAGCCCTCGCCCCGCATCTCCTCGCCGAGATCGCCGCGCGCGGGCCGCTCAGTTCCGAGGATTTCGCCGACACCGGGCGCTCCCGCTCCGTCTGGGGCGCCGCCACCGTCGCCAAGGCCACGCTCCAAAAACTCTTCTTCCACGGCCGCCTCCTCATCGCCCGCCGCGGCGAGGGCAACCGCCGCTACTACGACCTGCCCGAGCGCGTCCTGCCCGCCCCAATCCTGGCCGCCCCCGCTCCGACCCCGGCGGAATCCGCCCGCTGGGAAGTCCTGCTCAAACTCCGCCAACGCCGCCTCACCGCTCTTAAACGCACCGAGCTGCCCGCCGTCGCCGACCTCGTCCAACCCATCACCGTCGAAGGCTGTCCGCCCCTCTACTGCCTCAAATCCGACCTCCCCCTGCTGGCCGAGATCTCAAATCTGAAATCTCAAATTTCCAATGAGCCGCCCGCCGTGCTGCTCCTCGCGCCGCTCGATCCTCTCATCTACGACCGCCGCGTCACCGCCGCCCTCTGGAACTTCACCTACACCTGGGAGGTGTACGTCCCGCCCGCGAAACGCACCCGGGGCTACTATGCCCTCCCCGTCCTCGCCGGCACCGCCCTCGTCGGCCACGTCGACCCCAAGGCCGATCGCGCCGCCCGCCGCCTCCGCATCGTCTCCCGCTCCGCCCCGCGCCGCCACCCGCTCACCGCCACCGTCCGCGCCTTCGCCCGCTGGCTCGGCCTGCGCTGA
- a CDS encoding Gfo/Idh/MocA family protein has translation MYHPAPQNRRDFIKFSALAAALLGFAGCTTLQRNPRKPRPIAAGAKIRLAQIGCGGKGYSDIMAHEDEEVVALCDIDWVGTPNPWDTKPGEEPLSNVKKLIARFPNAKRYTDYRKMLLEMDDQIDAVCVSTPDHMHFLPAYMAILMGKHVYVQKPLTQTVGEARELLRIARLTGVCTQMGNQGHAGEGIRLVKEWHDAGVIGDVREVNVWTNRPVWPQGMPAWPKAEPVPAGLDWDSFLGRAPDRPFSSEIHPFKWRGYVDYGCGALGDMACHLMDAAYWGLDLGAPTSVELKKIVGASPVAFPTSAIVEYQFPARGGKPPVKLTWYEGGLKPEKPAQLEANRELAQGGQLIVGSKATVYDGNDYCNSPRIIPAELHRTMAPNFPPKTIPRVPQGNPHKEWTAAIRAGQPQAAGSNFEYSVPFTETVCLGSLAILVGKKFTWDATAMKTSLPEADQLLYPTYRPGWKPAELA, from the coding sequence ATGTATCACCCCGCCCCCCAGAACCGCCGCGATTTCATTAAATTCTCCGCCCTGGCTGCCGCCCTCCTCGGCTTTGCCGGCTGCACGACCCTCCAGCGCAATCCGCGCAAACCCCGGCCGATCGCCGCGGGCGCCAAGATCCGCCTCGCCCAGATCGGCTGCGGCGGCAAGGGCTACAGCGATATCATGGCCCATGAGGACGAGGAAGTGGTCGCCCTTTGTGATATCGATTGGGTCGGTACGCCCAACCCCTGGGACACGAAGCCCGGCGAGGAACCCCTCTCGAACGTCAAGAAGCTCATCGCCCGGTTTCCCAACGCGAAACGCTACACGGATTACCGCAAGATGTTGCTCGAGATGGATGATCAGATCGACGCCGTCTGCGTCTCCACGCCGGACCACATGCACTTCCTGCCGGCCTACATGGCGATCCTGATGGGCAAACACGTTTACGTGCAGAAGCCGCTCACCCAAACCGTGGGCGAGGCGCGGGAATTGCTCCGGATCGCCCGCCTCACCGGCGTTTGCACCCAGATGGGCAACCAGGGCCACGCCGGCGAAGGCATTCGCCTCGTCAAGGAGTGGCACGACGCCGGCGTGATTGGCGACGTCCGCGAAGTCAACGTGTGGACCAATCGTCCGGTCTGGCCGCAGGGCATGCCCGCCTGGCCAAAGGCTGAGCCGGTGCCCGCCGGGCTTGATTGGGACTCCTTCCTCGGCCGCGCGCCGGACCGGCCCTTCAGCAGCGAGATTCACCCGTTCAAATGGCGCGGTTATGTCGACTACGGTTGCGGCGCCTTGGGCGACATGGCCTGCCACTTGATGGACGCCGCGTATTGGGGCTTGGATCTGGGCGCGCCGACCTCCGTCGAACTCAAAAAGATCGTCGGGGCGAGCCCGGTCGCCTTCCCCACGTCCGCCATCGTCGAGTATCAGTTCCCCGCTCGGGGCGGCAAACCGCCGGTTAAACTCACCTGGTATGAAGGCGGCTTGAAGCCGGAGAAACCGGCCCAGCTCGAGGCCAATCGCGAACTCGCGCAGGGCGGCCAGCTCATCGTCGGCAGCAAGGCGACCGTCTATGACGGCAACGACTACTGCAACAGCCCGCGCATCATCCCCGCGGAGCTCCATCGCACGATGGCGCCGAACTTCCCGCCGAAAACCATTCCCCGCGTCCCGCAGGGCAACCCGCACAAGGAGTGGACCGCCGCCATCCGCGCCGGCCAGCCCCAGGCGGCCGGTTCCAATTTCGAGTATTCCGTGCCGTTCACCGAAACGGTCTGCCTGGGTTCGCTGGCGATCCTCGTCGGCAAAAAATTCACCTGGGACGCGACCGCGATGAAGACCAGCCTGCCCGAAGCGGACCAGTTGCTCTATCCCACCTACCGCCCCGGCTGGAAGCCGGCGGAACTCGCCTAA
- a CDS encoding HEAT repeat domain-containing protein, with the protein MAAAGRDPAKLAALERSLTAVLVDPASATAVAQDAAQQLGYVVLAGTPEASAATLEAVAPLFADASRFDYARLVLDRVPGPQVDALYLKALASATGRTRLGLLDAIGTRGITDAVPALAALLQNEDAATAAAASLALARIGGADALAALARHSGTATPAFLNSRLVSAGLADAPVAARIATEIYGNTSAPLAQRSAALRTLIAANPASAVAEIHAALLGSEPAFHAVAIQAVATLPTPGSAAALADRLGAYTPTVQVALIAALGQSGDAGALPGLTTALASPEPAVRLAALAALGLLPGNVAVAQKLSDLALGQGDEAKAAFASLTRLHGPAIDDYFAARAADTGLSAAARAVAIQQLAARNQTEALPFLFSLRDSGEPALRLEVLDALRLIAPPAEQPALIAWALGAQPKAEQTRAVRALITTILRADDAETRAAPVVAALKTGDAAARLTLLPVLSRIAGQTALTSAGSLALSEDEAVAAAATAELARWPDATALPVLVSVAVGTTQTSIRNAAAAGAARFLTQATGPARDRRSTQARALLELSLELPARLALIHVLSLCADEASLASARGFLADPATAAVAQDAVDAIVSTLAGPPVVTSSATMEDPAVMADGNATTFWQVPANEAGTWIRADLHSARPVRKIFLDHRGRGWGYPGKFNVQVSDNPDQPGEPVFSTEGERSETVVVLPAGLRGRYVWLRLTGGRDAPLAISELRVE; encoded by the coding sequence GTGGCCGCCGCCGGTCGCGACCCCGCCAAACTCGCCGCCCTCGAGCGCAGCCTCACCGCGGTGTTGGTCGACCCGGCTTCGGCCACCGCCGTCGCCCAGGACGCCGCCCAGCAACTCGGCTATGTGGTTTTGGCCGGGACACCCGAGGCCTCCGCCGCCACGCTCGAGGCCGTCGCCCCGCTCTTCGCCGATGCCAGCCGCTTCGACTATGCCCGCCTCGTTCTCGACCGCGTGCCGGGCCCGCAGGTGGATGCGCTCTACCTCAAGGCCTTGGCTTCCGCCACCGGCCGCACCCGCCTGGGCCTGCTCGATGCCATTGGCACGCGCGGCATCACCGACGCCGTGCCGGCCCTCGCCGCCCTGCTCCAGAATGAGGATGCGGCCACGGCCGCCGCCGCCTCGCTGGCCCTCGCCCGCATCGGCGGGGCCGACGCCCTCGCAGCCCTCGCCCGCCATTCCGGAACCGCGACGCCGGCGTTCCTGAATTCCCGCCTCGTCTCCGCCGGCCTCGCCGACGCCCCCGTCGCCGCCCGCATCGCCACGGAAATCTACGGCAACACGTCCGCGCCCCTCGCCCAGCGCTCGGCCGCCCTCCGCACCCTGATCGCCGCCAACCCGGCCTCGGCCGTGGCCGAGATCCACGCCGCCCTCCTCGGCTCCGAGCCGGCCTTCCATGCCGTCGCCATCCAAGCGGTCGCCACCCTCCCCACCCCCGGCTCCGCCGCGGCCCTCGCCGACCGGCTCGGCGCCTACACCCCGACCGTCCAGGTCGCCCTGATCGCCGCCCTCGGCCAAAGCGGTGATGCCGGCGCGCTGCCGGGCCTGACCACCGCGCTGGCCTCACCGGAACCCGCCGTCCGCCTCGCCGCCCTCGCGGCCCTGGGCCTCCTGCCCGGCAACGTGGCGGTGGCCCAAAAACTCTCCGACCTGGCCCTCGGCCAAGGGGACGAGGCCAAGGCCGCGTTCGCCAGCCTCACCCGCCTGCATGGTCCGGCCATCGATGACTATTTCGCAGCCCGCGCCGCCGACACCGGTTTGTCCGCCGCCGCCCGCGCGGTCGCCATCCAGCAACTCGCCGCCCGCAACCAGACCGAGGCGCTGCCTTTCCTCTTCAGTCTGCGCGACAGCGGGGAGCCGGCCCTCCGGCTCGAGGTGCTCGACGCCCTGCGCCTCATCGCCCCGCCCGCGGAGCAACCCGCCCTGATTGCTTGGGCCCTCGGGGCCCAACCCAAGGCCGAGCAAACCCGCGCCGTCCGCGCGCTCATCACCACCATCCTGCGCGCCGATGACGCCGAGACCCGCGCCGCCCCCGTCGTCGCCGCCCTCAAGACCGGCGATGCCGCGGCGCGCCTGACCCTGCTCCCCGTGCTCTCGCGCATCGCCGGCCAGACCGCTCTCACCAGCGCCGGCTCGCTGGCCCTCAGTGAAGACGAGGCCGTGGCCGCCGCCGCGACCGCCGAACTCGCGCGCTGGCCCGACGCCACCGCGCTGCCCGTGCTCGTCTCCGTCGCGGTCGGCACCACGCAGACTTCCATTCGCAACGCCGCCGCCGCGGGCGCCGCCCGCTTCCTCACCCAGGCCACCGGCCCGGCCCGCGACCGCCGCTCCACCCAGGCCCGCGCGCTTCTCGAGCTTTCCCTCGAACTGCCGGCCCGGCTCGCCCTGATCCATGTGCTCAGCCTCTGCGCCGACGAGGCCAGCCTCGCCAGCGCGCGCGGTTTCCTCGCCGATCCCGCCACCGCCGCCGTCGCGCAGGATGCCGTGGACGCGATCGTTTCCACCCTCGCCGGCCCGCCCGTGGTGACGTCGTCCGCGACTATGGAAGACCCGGCCGTCATGGCCGATGGCAACGCCACCACGTTCTGGCAGGTGCCGGCCAACGAGGCCGGGACCTGGATCCGCGCCGACCTGCACAGCGCCCGCCCCGTGCGGAAGATCTTCCTCGACCACCGCGGCCGCGGCTGGGGCTATCCCGGTAAGTTCAACGTGCAGGTCTCCGACAACCCCGACCAGCCCGGCGAGCCCGTCTTCTCGACCGAGGGCGAGCGCAGCGAGACCGTGGTCGTGCTGCCCGCCGGCCTCCGCGGCCGTTACGTCTGGCTCCGCCTCACCGGCGGCCGCGACGCCCCCCTCGCCATCAGCGAGCTCCGGGTGGAGTGA
- a CDS encoding Gfo/Idh/MocA family protein, with the protein MSTPTPANPALLTRRTALKHGLAGILATGFAPLLLPSRLFGASAPSNRINVGIVGNGLIATSHVGALLGRDDCQITALCDVWRTKAEKMQKRIQQGYAENAGTAGFKGVDLHATHEELVARPDLDVVFVTTPDHWHAAVSIAAMQAGKDVYCEKPMTLTVREGRTMVNIARRTGRVLQTGTQQRSESAFRRAATIVRNGWIGDITLIRTRLGNFPAATELAEEPIPADFNYDRWLGPTPWRPYNAQRVLGNYGGGWRVFLEYGSRKNGDWGAHHFDIIQWALGMDASGPVEFIPAGFEGSPYQTHRYANGVTVQRVDGNQPAMIEFIGTKGTVGVGRDDYLVCNPIALATRPVRADEAHLYESNDHHTDFFNCVRTRQRPIADVEIGHRSATVGHLCGIARQLRRPLRWDPATEEIIGDPLASRLLDRPRRAPYSLL; encoded by the coding sequence ATGTCTACCCCGACCCCGGCCAACCCGGCTCTCCTCACCCGCCGCACCGCCCTCAAACACGGCCTCGCCGGCATCCTCGCCACCGGCTTCGCGCCGCTCCTCCTGCCATCCCGCCTCTTCGGCGCCTCGGCCCCGAGCAACCGGATCAATGTCGGCATCGTCGGCAACGGCCTGATCGCCACCAGCCACGTCGGCGCCCTCCTCGGCCGCGATGACTGCCAGATCACCGCCCTCTGCGACGTCTGGCGCACCAAGGCCGAGAAGATGCAAAAACGCATCCAGCAGGGCTACGCCGAGAACGCCGGCACCGCCGGGTTCAAGGGCGTCGACCTGCACGCCACCCACGAGGAACTCGTCGCCCGGCCCGACCTCGATGTCGTCTTCGTCACCACCCCCGACCACTGGCACGCCGCCGTCTCCATCGCCGCCATGCAGGCCGGCAAGGACGTCTATTGCGAGAAGCCCATGACGCTCACCGTCCGCGAGGGCCGCACCATGGTCAACATCGCCCGCCGCACCGGCCGCGTGCTCCAGACCGGCACGCAGCAGCGCTCCGAATCCGCCTTCCGCCGCGCCGCCACCATCGTCCGCAACGGCTGGATCGGCGACATCACCCTCATCCGCACCCGCCTCGGCAACTTCCCCGCCGCCACCGAACTCGCCGAGGAACCCATCCCGGCGGACTTCAACTACGACCGCTGGCTCGGGCCCACCCCGTGGCGCCCCTACAACGCCCAGCGCGTCCTCGGCAACTACGGCGGCGGCTGGCGCGTGTTTCTCGAGTACGGCTCCCGCAAGAACGGCGACTGGGGCGCCCATCACTTCGACATCATCCAGTGGGCGCTCGGCATGGACGCGTCCGGCCCCGTCGAGTTCATCCCCGCCGGCTTCGAGGGCTCGCCCTACCAGACGCACCGCTACGCCAACGGCGTCACCGTGCAGCGCGTCGATGGCAACCAGCCCGCCATGATCGAGTTCATCGGCACCAAGGGCACCGTCGGCGTGGGCCGCGACGACTACCTCGTCTGCAACCCCATCGCTCTCGCCACCCGCCCCGTGCGCGCCGACGAGGCCCACCTCTACGAGAGCAACGACCACCACACCGACTTCTTCAACTGCGTGCGGACGCGCCAGCGCCCGATCGCCGACGTCGAGATCGGCCACCGCTCCGCCACCGTCGGCCACCTCTGCGGCATCGCCCGCCAGCTCCGCCGGCCGTTGCGCTGGGACCCCGCCACGGAGGAGATCATCGGCGATCCCCTTGCCTCGCGTCTCCTCGACCGCCCTCGCCGCGCCCCGTACTCCCTCCTTTGA
- a CDS encoding DUF6580 family putative transport protein, whose translation MRNAALILIILALGYRLLPTLDMAWANFPPLMALAFCGSVYFRNRWMWLIPFAGLCLTDLYINWFYAREYGYHWELSGFIARAASFGLALGLGTWVSRRKSWLWLLNGSLIGALVFYFITNTQSWFSDPFYAKSLAGWWQAMTIGHPEYPPTIFFFRNTLFGDLMFTGIFAGVMEWLAKRAEEPSLLDHETEEAEDEEKPAEVEVKD comes from the coding sequence GTGCGCAACGCCGCCCTCATCCTCATCATCCTCGCCCTCGGCTATCGGCTTCTGCCGACCCTGGACATGGCTTGGGCCAACTTCCCGCCCCTGATGGCGCTCGCCTTCTGCGGCTCGGTCTATTTCCGCAACCGCTGGATGTGGCTCATCCCCTTCGCCGGCCTCTGCCTCACCGACCTGTACATCAACTGGTTTTACGCCCGCGAATACGGCTACCACTGGGAACTCAGCGGCTTCATTGCCCGCGCCGCCAGCTTCGGGCTCGCCCTGGGCCTCGGCACCTGGGTGTCGCGCCGCAAGTCCTGGCTCTGGCTGCTCAACGGCTCGCTCATCGGCGCCCTGGTTTTCTATTTCATCACCAACACGCAATCCTGGTTCTCCGATCCGTTCTACGCGAAGTCCCTCGCCGGCTGGTGGCAGGCCATGACCATCGGCCACCCCGAGTATCCGCCCACGATCTTCTTCTTCCGCAACACCCTCTTCGGCGACCTCATGTTCACTGGCATCTTCGCCGGCGTCATGGAGTGGCTGGCCAAGCGCGCCGAGGAACCGAGCCTCCTCGACCACGAGACCGAGGAGGCCGAGGACGAGGAAAAACCCGCGGAGGTCGAGGTGAAGGATTAA
- a CDS encoding PhoH family protein has protein sequence MENTTSSVHFTPAPHHVEVRAKTYVLDTNVLLHDPQSIFKFEDNNLAIPVEVLEELDAIKGEQSTERGRNARRVHRILQELLPDSRSMHEGVKLPNGGTLSVIINRYLVENNWSSPAMQRLRAVVSDFTKKDNRIIAAALFVQETYPPPTILVTKDVNVQLKARAVGLEAEDYLNDKVPEAVSDDDSYQTITLDVYDMQRFCSEGELEIGEDTGKRLFLNEYVLLMTPEGKTMPARYYGANTVRRLQLPDFVKAPGGIPIRPRNLEQQFFVDALMDDSISLVTCFGKAGTGKTLLSTACALFQTTDERSRYDGLSISRPVIALGKDIGFLPGTLEEKMKPWLQPYHDALEVLMPSKPQKEPQFASKKTAKKKKKHDDTMAMMTSAQPSHGGGNGSGAPLMKPYERLIKNGVVEIEALCFIRGRSIARRFFILDEAQQLTPHEVKTVITRIAESSKLVLIGDPAQIDNPYVDSRSNGLVYCHNRMKGHALAAHVKLSKGERSKLAELAADLL, from the coding sequence ATGGAAAACACCACCAGCTCGGTCCATTTCACGCCGGCGCCGCACCACGTAGAGGTTAGAGCCAAGACCTACGTTCTCGATACGAACGTCCTGCTGCACGACCCGCAATCGATCTTCAAATTTGAGGACAACAACCTCGCGATACCCGTGGAGGTGCTCGAGGAACTCGACGCCATCAAGGGCGAGCAGTCCACCGAGCGCGGCCGCAATGCCCGCCGCGTGCACCGCATCCTGCAGGAGCTCCTGCCGGACTCGCGCTCCATGCATGAGGGCGTGAAGCTGCCCAACGGGGGCACGCTGTCCGTCATCATCAACCGCTACCTCGTCGAGAACAACTGGTCGTCGCCCGCGATGCAGCGGCTGCGGGCGGTGGTCTCGGACTTCACCAAGAAGGACAACCGCATCATCGCGGCCGCGCTCTTCGTGCAGGAAACCTACCCGCCGCCGACGATCCTGGTGACGAAGGACGTCAACGTGCAGCTCAAGGCGCGCGCCGTCGGCCTCGAGGCCGAGGACTACCTCAACGACAAGGTGCCCGAGGCGGTCAGCGACGACGATTCCTACCAGACCATCACGCTCGATGTGTACGACATGCAGCGCTTCTGCTCCGAGGGCGAGTTGGAGATCGGCGAGGACACGGGGAAGCGGCTTTTCCTGAACGAATACGTCCTGCTCATGACGCCCGAGGGCAAGACGATGCCCGCGCGTTACTACGGCGCCAACACGGTACGCCGCCTGCAGCTCCCCGATTTCGTGAAGGCGCCCGGTGGCATCCCGATCCGGCCGCGCAACCTTGAGCAGCAGTTCTTCGTGGACGCGCTGATGGATGACAGCATCTCGCTCGTCACCTGTTTCGGCAAGGCGGGCACGGGCAAGACCCTGCTTTCCACGGCCTGCGCGCTGTTCCAGACGACCGACGAGCGCTCGCGCTACGACGGCCTATCCATCTCCCGCCCGGTCATCGCGCTCGGCAAGGACATCGGCTTTCTCCCCGGCACGCTCGAGGAGAAGATGAAGCCGTGGCTGCAGCCGTACCATGACGCACTCGAGGTGCTGATGCCCTCGAAGCCGCAGAAGGAGCCCCAGTTTGCCAGCAAGAAGACCGCCAAGAAAAAGAAGAAGCACGACGACACGATGGCGATGATGACGTCGGCCCAGCCGTCCCACGGCGGCGGCAACGGCAGCGGGGCCCCGCTGATGAAGCCGTACGAGCGCCTGATCAAGAACGGCGTCGTGGAGATCGAGGCGCTGTGCTTCATCCGCGGCCGCTCGATCGCCCGCCGCTTTTTCATCCTGGACGAGGCGCAGCAACTCACGCCGCACGAGGTCAAGACCGTGATCACCCGCATCGCCGAGAGCTCGAAGCTCGTGCTGATCGGTGATCCGGCGCAGATCGACAATCCCTACGTGGACTCGCGCAGCAACGGGCTGGTCTACTGCCACAACCGGATGAAGGGCCATGCCCTCGCGGCGCACGTGAAGCTGTCGAAGGGCGAGCGCTCGAAGCTCGCCGAGCTCGCGGCGGATCTGCTGTAA